A stretch of Methanobacterium sp. Maddingley MBC34 DNA encodes these proteins:
- a CDS encoding Mg/Co/Ni transporter MgtE (PFAM: Divalent cation transporter; CBS domain~TIGRFAM: Mg2+ transporter (mgtE)), whose translation MKKESDYPEKTAGYHMVTEIPVFSADDTIGEIKEVLVDKSSQFNSLDYIYLTDKLNTLVGVISIKDLLVTMDKTVKASNIMASDLVTADVTVDQGRLVYLALSHGLKSIPVVNEEGGFMGVVPYDTILQIFNLEVQSDVFNFGGIFHRIGDEYTSIHSSAAHMIRSRLPWLIIGVIGGTLAASLIAQFEELLASFIALASFIPVMVYMSDAAGAQTEALIIRSMALDTHLDVRKYLTREILVATVLALASGAFAALLAYLTRQNIILGVIIFLALFFSIIASVTINTFAPLILRKFNYDPALATGPLATIFSDIATLAIYLAVAITLLG comes from the coding sequence ATGAAAAAGGAATCAGATTATCCTGAGAAAACAGCCGGGTACCACATGGTAACAGAGATTCCGGTTTTCAGTGCAGATGATACCATTGGAGAAATTAAAGAGGTATTAGTGGATAAATCATCCCAGTTCAACAGTCTTGATTACATATATCTCACTGATAAGCTTAACACCCTGGTAGGTGTTATTTCAATTAAAGATCTCCTGGTAACCATGGATAAAACTGTTAAAGCCTCCAATATCATGGCCAGTGATCTGGTAACTGCTGACGTAACCGTTGATCAGGGAAGACTGGTTTACCTGGCACTATCTCATGGTTTGAAGTCAATTCCAGTGGTAAATGAGGAGGGAGGATTCATGGGTGTGGTGCCCTATGATACCATACTTCAGATATTCAACCTGGAAGTGCAAAGTGATGTTTTCAATTTTGGAGGAATTTTCCACCGTATCGGAGATGAATATACTTCCATACATTCATCAGCTGCCCATATGATCCGTTCACGTCTACCCTGGCTTATTATAGGGGTTATTGGAGGTACACTGGCCGCATCATTAATTGCACAGTTTGAAGAGCTTCTGGCCAGTTTCATTGCCTTGGCTAGTTTCATACCAGTGATGGTCTATATGAGTGATGCAGCCGGGGCCCAGACTGAAGCCTTGATAATCCGTAGTATGGCCCTGGACACACATTTAGATGTTCGAAAATATTTAACCAGGGAAATACTGGTTGCCACTGTACTGGCACTAGCATCCGGTGCTTTTGCAGCTTTACTGGCCTACCTCACCCGCCAAAACATCATACTGGGGGTTATTATTTTCCTGGCACTGTTTTTCAGTATCATTGCCTCGGTAACCATCAATACCTTCGCACCCCTGATTTTACGGAAATTTAACTACGATCCAGCACTGGCCACAGGTCCCCTGGCCACCATCTTCAGTGACATTGCTACCCTGGCAATTTACCTAGCAGTGGCCATAACCTTGCTTGGTTGA